GCAGCAGCGTTCTGGCCTCCATTTGCGTGGGCGGCATCAGGGGCGTTTCGCGCAAACCCACTTCAATCTTGATGCGGGCCGCTTCTTCCGTGAGGAAGACCGATGGGTAGGTCACATAGGCGACGTACTGACGGGAGCCGTTATGACCGGTGAAGTCCTCAGGGAGGGTCAGGATGCTCATCTCCTCTGAAATTGTCCTTACCCATTCCCTGACCGGCGCTATTCGTTTCCGTCGCACGGAAATGCTCGCTTCCGGAGGCGTCGAAATCATGAAATCGAGGTCTTCGCTGAGCCGGTAGAAATCGGCATAGACCTTGCCGATGCAGGTGCCTCCCCGGAAGATGAGCGGGCTGTCCGGCTGGTCATAAAGATACTGCAGAAGGACGGTGCAGAAATAATCCTTTTCGATGAGTGTAGCATTCAACCCTGTCTGGCCCGCGGTGAAAAGCAACGCCTCGCGGAAGAACGACTGATCTTCGTGGACCGAGATCCTATGATCGCGGGATGGACCCATTGACAATCAACCCCCACTCTTTATTGACGCTGCCTTTTGCAGCCTGGCCGGGTATCCAGGGGATCAGCGACTTTGCGGAACCGAGCTGGCGTTTCATTTCTCTGAGTCGATCAGCGGGGATGCCGAGTTGGGCAAGCAGGTATCCGATGCGCTTGACGGTCCCCTTGTTGCCGTATTGGAGCGTGTCGCCGATCAGGTCCTCGACGATGGTCGGGTCTTTTTTCAGCGTTTCCGCGATCCATCCGTAGGCCCGCGGAAGGGTGTTGTACCGGGACCAGTCATAAACGGCATCGACCAGCGCCCTGGTTTTAGTGACCATGACGGCGTCGATGCTATCAGGCGTCTTCAAGCTCTTTGTCGAACCCAACCGCTTGATGTCCGTCTTGATAAAGACGAAATCGGTTCCACCGATCTGCTTTTCTCCAAAAATCCGGTCATTGTAAACGTAAATCCGGTTCGGGATCTGGTCGTCGAAGCCATGGAAGTTAAAGGCGCTGGAGCCGCTGATCTGGTATCGGCCTTTGATGACCTCCATGAGTTTGGAAAGGATGTAATAGCCGCTGACCGTCCACCGTCCGCCAGCGGGCATACGGGAAGGGACCAGATAGACGCCCCTTTTCAAACGGATAATCAGACCGGAGGTCGCCATCCGGTTGAGGAGTTTCCATTCCTGTTCGGCAGTAATATCCAAGGCGGAGGCAATTTCGCCCGAGGAAATGAATTCTTTTTTCCTGAGCTGGGCATAGGCGAGAAGCTGCATTTCAAACTTGCCCAGCTTGGTTTTTTCCTGTTTCACTATATTGCTCGTTCCTTCCTTGGCAGAGGAGTTACGTGGAAAATAGTAAAACATGGAGCTTTTGTCAAATGTTTTTTAGAATTTTGATTATCGAAAATAATCATGGTTTGAGGAAGATGTTCGTAATCTGAATGAATAGAAAAATGCCTTCAATCCTTTGCAACCTTTCAACCCGTTATCATTGATCCGTAC
The sequence above is a segment of the Deltaproteobacteria bacterium genome. Coding sequences within it:
- a CDS encoding nucleotidyl transferase AbiEii/AbiGii toxin family protein, whose protein sequence is MGPSRDHRISVHEDQSFFREALLFTAGQTGLNATLIEKDYFCTVLLQYLYDQPDSPLIFRGGTCIGKVYADFYRLSEDLDFMISTPPEASISVRRKRIAPVREWVRTISEEMSILTLPEDFTGHNGSRQYVAYVTYPSVFLTEEAARIKIEVGLRETPLMPPTQMEARTLLLNPFTRKPLVPDIDLTTLSMKEAIAEKLRAALTRLEPAIRDFFDIDYLASRNKMDLNDRHLFQLLAEKLKVPGNPPIDLSPARKEKLKTQINTELKPVLRPVDYESFDLDRAFDI